The following DNA comes from Fusarium fujikuroi IMI 58289 draft genome, chromosome FFUJ_chr03.
AGTTGATCCCTTGTTCCCTGCGCTTGTGTCCTGATCCGCAGCTCCCTCTCCCATCTCACCATCCTCCTGCTGGGCAGCGTTGCTTTGGAAGTTATCGTCGACATCCATCGAGTCAGCATTCTGATCCTGGCCAGAACTCTTGACATCGCTTGGTGCAGCGTTGTCGGTATCAGCGGTAGCGTTATCTTGAGGCGGTTGATTCTGATCTGTAGCATCCTCCTGATCCTtgtcctcttcgtcttcctcaggtttggcctcctcgtcaacttcatctttgccaccggccttttcttctggcatctcttcgtcttcctggATTTCGGTCTCTTCTCCGGCCTCTTCTTGAAGCTGGGCTTGGGCCGCAGCGTCATCTaattcatcttcctcctcgttaCTCATCTCCTGGTCCtctccctccttcttctcttcttcgataTCCGAAAGACCATCCAAGTCATCGCTATCTGACGCCGACTCATGATCGTCATCGAGATCCAACTCCATATCCTCAGGAAGCGCCAGTGTATCATTCTCTTGGGCGGTTTGATCTTGCTTATTCATTTCCTCTTGGGttttgacttcttcttcttcggcaccagcttcctcttcttctgcgtCTTTTTCACCAGAGTCGTCAACATCTGGCTGCTCCTCGCCCTCCTGTTTCTTcgcatcttcatctgctgcCATCTGTTcgtcgtccttcttctggcccttggccttctcaccCTGCTGGTCTTTATCAGCCTTTTCTTCGTCCTCTCCATCCCACATCTTCTCGTCAACGGCAGTGGGATCTAGGTCATCGacctctccagcttcttcatccatatcgttctcctcctcctcctcctcatctccatTCTTCgaaccctcatcatcatcatcggcccCATCAACACTGCCCATGTCTCCTTCGAGCTCCTCATCAGCCATATCCACCGCATCTTTTTCGTCTTCCATTTCGCCGTTCTCCTCCTTGTTAGCTTCTTGGGCAAGCTCGGACAAGTCCTCGTCAGGCTGAATGTCCTTGCTGATGTCTTCGGCCCCTTCACCGTCACCAAGACCAGTTCCAGACTCCACTTTGCCAGAATCGCCAGAGGTTTCATCAGACTTTTCTTGTGGTGTACAGAACCCTTGAGAGGAAATTTGAGTGAACGTCTTGGTCATGCTATAGGACATGTGTGCTATGGCGCTGTGGATATCGACAACTTGCATCAAGGTCTGCTGAGCGAGATTAACGTATTCATTCAGGACAGGACATGCGATCGTCATGAGACTCATAGCCGCTTGGCTGAGACTCGGTTCTTCGAGATGAATCTGCTTCAACATCTCGATACAGCTGGCCACACTCCTCTCGATCTCGGTAGTACGGAGTTTTGCAAAGAGATTTACGAAGCCGTCGGCGTGACTGGTGAGCCAAGAAGGTTCGTCCTCTCTATAATCAGTTCCCTTCGCGGCTTTCTTCACGCTCTCAATTGCGACCAGGATTTTGTCACAAAGTGTCGAGACAGCATTTGCAAAAGTGGTGATTTCCATGTCGTCAGATGTAAGGCTGGGCGCGGCTTCTCTTGTAATCTTGGTCCAGCCAACAATTTggagaagaatgaaggaGAGTTCCGGCTGCTCCGTATTCAACTCTTCGAGGTCGGCGCGGAAACTAGCCAATTCACTCGAGAAATTCGCCTCAGCACGAGCAGCTGCTTCGGAAGACACACCATCTGGAAGTTGACCCAACCCAGCATTCAGAGTATGGAGAGACTCGAATCGCCCATGCCACAACTTCAGCTGTTCTATCGCCGCCGTGTGCTTGATTTCCCCAAGCTTCTCGTGGATTTCAATCAAACGAATGGCATGCTGGAGAATCTGAACAAGCCAAGGGACAAGACGTTTCCAGTCAGAGACTGCTGTCTTACGAATGAGAAGTTCGTGCTCATCAGAAATTCCAAGGCCGCTGAATTGTTTTATGGATTGTCCAAGAAGTGATAAGGAGGAGGCACCAGATGTGATCGAATGTCTCTGAGTCAGTAAAAGGCTGAGCATTCCTTCAACAAATCCAGCACTTCGCGCAACCTCGGCACTGGTAAGATCCTCAGAATGGTCTCGAGAAGCAGCCCTGACCTTGGGGATTAAATCAAGAATCTTGTGCAAGTGATAGTCCATGGCTTCGGTAGAATTGTGCGAAGGAAGTTGCACAGGTTGTATTGACGACAACACAACTGATAGTGATGCCTGCTCCGCAAGCTTGTCCTGTCCTAGGTTGTGCTTGAAACCCATTTGCCGAAGATCGCGCAAGGTATCTGCAAACAGTTTcctctttcttgtcttcaaaTGCTTGACTTGGTCCTTGTTCTCATCGGTCAAAAACGGCGGTGTCTCTTTGCGAAGTTCCGCCATTGACTCGCTCAGGCTAGAGACGTAGTCATCAACAATTTGAGGTACCTGGCTTGTCATCTCTGGATTGTGTGAGATCTTTCGCATGACAGAGACAGTTTTAGAGACGTTGGCAAGGCGCTTGTGGCCATCGGTCCACCCTGGCAGAGCGCTGTTAAGCTTAGAAAACGCGTCCGCAGAAACATCCATAATAGGAGATCTATCTCCTACATAGTTTGCGTGGTGGACGTCTTGATCAGGTAAACCTTGTTCAATAATTTGTTTTGCTTCCTGGCCAAGAACGCCGCGGAACTTTCTGATGATTCGGAAAAGCTTCTGGTGAGACTTGCGAGCACTTTCCCGGAGTGCATTGATATTTGTGTCTTTCCAGCTAGCCATTAGCAGTacatccttcatcttcttctcaatgggAAGGCGTCCTTTGCAGATAGTTTCATCCATAATCTTCTCGTAGCGGGAATAGTACTGGATGAAGTTGGACAACGCATGCAAAATAAGTTGAAGTACTGGGTAATCTTCAGTCAATAGCTTGAGATGACTCTGAAGTTGACGCAGCAATGCCAATCGAGCTCCATATTGCCCAACAATTGCGGTCGAGAAGTACATCTCCAGacttgagatgagagaggaAGCATATTCCTGCAACTCGTCGCTAACCTCGACCAAAGACAGAGGCACAGCGATAACAACTTGATAAGCAACGAACCACCAAGAGTAAGCATCATCTTGACACTTCTTCTGTTCCATATCAAAGAGATTGGCCCAAGTTGAGAGTTCCAATCGTCGCCAGCGGATGACCGTATCCGTAAGCAGGTTATGAAGAGTAAGAACACCATATATTTTACTAGCCCAGCCGCCGAATTGCCATTCGTATACGTGGCTGTGGAGGTATTCAACCTTGGGAAGAATCTTGGCCAAAGGTTCGGTATGAACAAGTTCGAGGACCTGTTCGCAAGCATGAATGACATCAGCCAAGGGCTGCATATGTCCGATTTCGTCGACCATTTGCAGCTCGCGGAACCGAGACTTTATTTTGTGCATGAGGACAACGAGCTGGCGGGCTTCAGGAACGTTGGCATCTGTGTAAAAGTTGTAGGATTTGTCCACGGTCGGTGATACAAGAGAATCAAGCTTGTCATTCAAGAAGAACATGGTTCCGGCCAACATCTTGCTTGTCAGACTACGATCAATGTTTTTGTGGTCGATGGTTTCTGAAGTAATTCTGTCTCCCACAGATTTACAGGCATCCTTTAAAGCCGTAGTAAATTGCGGCGGGTTGAGGAAGAGACTCTTGTGAATTTCGGCCACTCGAAGTGACTGATCGCGGACTTCATCCGGCTTCTTGTTGGTTGGGACATTTGcggcttcgtcttcatcgaaAGTCGGAAAGAGCTCATTGAACTCCTCGGCATCAACttgctcctcatcttccagaGAACCTCGAAAGCGATACAGGCTCCCCTTGGCGGTTTGTTCTTTGCGGTCTACTTCGAGTCGCCTAGTCCATTCGTCAAACAAATTGTGGAAACTTCTGAACACCATCTCGCGGGCTTCTTGTTCAATATTGTCGATGCCTTCAATGCTAGCAACCACTGACATGTAGTTGAGAAACTCAAATGTTCTGGACGAAAATTGTCCATCCAGTTGATTCCACATACTGCCACCAAGGAAAGGAGTAACCTCGAGAAGCTGGTAAGAAGCAGGTGCCAGGCTTTGGGCTGAAGCAGCGTCACAAAGGGAGAGCCCTATCATGAGGCAACGAAGCAGGTTTGACGTGGGCCGAGTCATGTCTTGATATGCCTCAAAACGAGCAGAAAGTCGATCCAAGAGTCTGAGAACATTTTCCTTGACAAGCTGCAACTCCTCGGTTGCTCGGGCCGGATCTTTGTCGAGAATTTGAAGTGCCGCGGACAATGTAGGACCTGTGACTGCTTTTAGAATGTTTGAGAATTCAGCGTGGATGCGGTTTAGCTCTGATTGATCTGGTCTGTAGATAGCGCGGACCTCTTCGGGAAGGGGGCCCAAGGCCGCAGACTCTGCTTCGAGCAATCGAATGCGTTCATTCGTGTCTTGTCCAGTAAAATGCTTCTCAAATTTCCTCAGCGAGTCTGCTTCCCTATTGAGGGCAGTATGCATCTCTTGAAGGAATTCGCGCTCCATCTTGGGTCGACTTTGCGGATCAAAAACGCGATCCGGAACGTACAGCTTGACGGTTCCGATGCTGAAATGAATCCATGCAAAGGCTGAGAGTTGGGCTTCTCGCTGACTATCGTATTGTAAAGTTGCAAGAGCCTTAAGAGCCGGGATGAGATGCTCGACTGCAATTTCGCGGAAGTGATCTGTCTCGATCCGGGGCGCCAGATCATCGAAAGCACGAGAGCTGCGGGTAAGGTCTTGGGAAGCCAGCTGGGCGGCCTCAATGACAGCATCCTTGAGATTCTGGTTATGGGCGCTGAAAacttcaaggacaagctGAGACAGAACATTGTTGAGCCGTGTCAGGGGGTTTGCCACCACATCCGCACTCAGTTTCATGATCTGTCGCCCAGCGATTGGAAGCTCGGTTTCAAGAAGAGCTAATGAACCAAGATTGACAGATCCTAGGTTTTGCAGTTTGTCCCAGAGACAAGAAACAAATTTGCCATCCCAAGAGAATTTGTTCTGGTAGACTAAGTTCTCCACCGATTGAAGAAGCGCGGCTTGGAGATTAGAGCTGGCCAACATCATCCCTGCCTGTGTAGGTATATCGGACAACACTTGAAGCTCTGCGTCACCCGAGGGCAAAGATTTGAGCATTGAAACCTGGCGGAGTGCTTCAAACTCTTCCATCATAAAAGGCTTACGTTCAACCTCGTCGACCCCGATCCGACTCTCCAGAGACTGAATTTCAGTAGCAAGGTCCTGTAGGAGGCTGTCGACATTCGGAGCGTCCCCACGGAGAATTCCAGAAGCCTTTTCCAGTGTAGTCATAGCTTTTGTGAGATCAGAAATTGATGCTCCAGCCTTCCATCGCAATGCATCGAATCTTGAGCCTAGTTTCTCGAGTTCTATTGTGCGATCCAGAATCATCTTCGTAGGCAAAGGAGTGGGTCTGAAAAGGTGCCAAAGCAACTCCATGCTTAGGCCAGTTGATAATCTGAAACCAGCAGTAAAGTCTTTGCCAAGCCGCTCGATTAGCAGAGAGACgaattctttttcttgagACCCAATCGATGCATCCAAATGTTTTTGAAGGAAGTTTGCACCTTGAGCAAGGTGTGCTTGAAATTTTGCTTCGTCAAAGTCGGATTCAATACCAAGACGGATGGTCCTCTTGAGATAGCACAGGATGCCCCTCAAAATGCGGACTCGCTCCATCCATTTTTCGAGAGACTCAAATTTGAAGCCGAGCCATTCCTTTGCCGCGTCGATTGCGGACAGCAAGAAGGAAGCTAGCTTGACAGTGGCATCCTTGGACACGGCAGCGACACGGTCGCTTATCAATGATCTTTGGAGTCGGTTGAGAGCAGTCAACTTGTTGACCTGAGCCTGACATCGCTGGTCCTCAATTGAATTCTGCAGACGATTGAGCTCATGATAAAACTCCAAGCATGCACCAAGCCATCGTGTTTGGTCTGGTGCAGATGAAAGCTGGGCGATAGGGAAGTTATTGAGAGGATGCAAAGGTTGCGCAGGTTTGAGTCCCTCGGGAATGGGCAAAGAGCTGTATAGATGAGAAATTCCATTGACACCATCAGCCCCATTACTTGAGTTCAGGAAGCTGAGCAATTCTGTTACTGCAGAGCTTAATCCCCTGCTATGTGTGTCATGGTTGGATAGAGTGCCCGTAAACCGAGGCAGAACAGGCAAATCAGCAATCGAGAGTGTCTCAAGAGCCCGCTCGATGACCTCAACGGATCCCTCGGTGTTAAAAACAGTATCGGAAACCTGGCGGGAAATGTTATATCTTTGAAGGCTACTCTCCACACTCACGACCCGGTGATAAGATGGGTCAAGGGATGGCGGTGGTGTGTGAATGTGAATTTCAACAGCGCGGTTCCTCATCGCGCGAGAGAGTTCGCCGTAGCGTGGGTCCATCGTCAAAAAGATCCTGAAGTCTGGATGGGGGCGTACGACTCTTGGCTCTCCGCCGGGTCCGCAATGCTCATTGATACTCAGAAATCCATTCGGTTCGAGGAGAGAATTCAATCGATCCAGTACTGAGGCGTTACACATGTTCGCGTTATCAAGAACCAACCATTGACCTAATTGTAGTGTCTTAACGATAACACCATCCAACCATTCGAAACGGGGATTCTCTAGCACTAAAGAATGCTGGAGGGTAGTAAGCGCCTTTGACAATGCAGTTGCCACCTCAGAGTCTGCAGGTACACTGCCAAGTAGGTGTTTTACAGAGGTGGTGATCGGGGGAAGAGAGTCGACGTCGCCAGTAAATCCATCGAGCAAATGAAGTAGTTGAAGGGCTTCAATTGGAATATCATCAGGCACGGCCGACATGATATTATTCTGAAGATCCCGCTGAAGGGCCCGGAGTACCGCGTTGACCTCCCGGAGAGGGTCCGCCTGCTCgaagccaccaacaagatccATCGTGTCGATGTCAGCGTTCATTGGAAACACCACAAGTGACTTTCCGGCCAAAGCCGCAACATGTTCCAGAAGAACAGTTTTACCATAGCCTGACGGACTGCTCAAGATACAGGGAACATTCTGTTTGACGCAAATCATGATTGACTCAAGCTCAGACAGCCGGGGGACAATATCAATATTGGGCAGTCGCTCTGGCTGTGAATGAGGGTGTCTGTCAAGTAATGCCATACCGACTTGTCCGAACAATGGGTTAATATCATGATACAAGCTATGTCGTCTTGGCATAGACCCAGAGATGAGAGTAAAGAGGTCGTTGACCTCCTTACGATCTCGCTCCGTTCTAAAACGTTGTCGCACAATAATATCGAGGAAGTCATCAGCGTAGGCGTTCTGAAGCAGTGGATCAGACGAGTCTAGAAGTTTTAACCAGCGAAGCACATCGCGTAAGTTGAATTCCCAAGGACTCCCTTGAGTTCCGAATGACTTCTCAACTGCAAGCTTGTAATCCAGCTGAGACACAAATTGGATAAGTTGGCTGATCACTGATGGAGAGATATTGGGGTGGTTGTGTGCTGCGATCAAGTTCAGATCATCGTCCGAGAAGACGTCAGCGTACACAACGATAAAACGATTAACGAAAGAGGCGGGCAATCCCTTTCGACCAccgccttgatgatgagggtttTGGGCTGCAAATAGGCGGAAGTCTGGATGGCGTTTGAAGACTTGGTCTAGCTCGGAGATGTAAACTTCGCCTCGATGATCGAGACAGGCGTTCAAACCTTCCAGGACAGACTGAGATGCAAGATTCATTTCATCCAAGAGTACCCATTCGCCCTTCTGCATAGCCTGCAGGAACGGCGCATCTCTCCAAGCAAAATTGCCAGCTTCTGCTCCTTCAACTGGGACGTCTGTACCAAACAAATCCATCAAATCGGTTTGATCAGACAGATTGATTCTGGTCAATGGCTGCCCACATGCCTGAGAAAGAGCGGCAACCAGAGTCGTCTTTCCTACACCGGGGCTGCCTTCGAGAAGAATTGGTTTCTGCATTTGCAATGCACGAAGGACTCGCATAGCGTTCAGACGAGTGGTGGGTGCATGGAAAGCGAAACCAGGATCAGCGACGCCTGCGGAAGCACGAGGTATGCTGAAGTGCCCGATTGTTAGAGAATTACCATCCATGGAGAGCTCCGGATGAGTTTCGTAAACGCCAGACACATCCTTGCCGATGAGTTCGCTTAGCTTATCAAGGCACTTCTGGCGCTGTTGGCCCAGAGACTTGGGATCTGTGGCTAGAAGAGCAGAAGGGTTTGCACCTATGCCATCGATAAAGATTGTAGAGGCACCGTGAACCAAGGAAACAATAGGCTCGCCGGTCCGAAAAGTATTGATAAAGTGTACCCAGACGAGGATTTCTCTGACGGAGAATGGTGCTGATGCCATAGATCTGAAGGTATCCCCGAACCATGCAGCGAACTTGACCACAATTTCAACCAGTTGCTTGGAGTCGCCATGAAGCTTTGTCTTGACAATCTCATAAATATCCTCGGTCCGAGACAAAGTTGGAACCCAGATCTCGGTGAATCGATTTCGTAGCGCGGGCGACAGTTCCTTCTTTCCGAAGTCGCCACCAGGATTCATAGTAGCGAAGAACTGGAAGCCATCTGCTCCGACAACAAAAGAGTTGTCTATGCCCTTCTCGGCCAAAAGAAGTGTCCTCGAGGGCTCGAGTACAGAGTTCAGACGCTCCAGTACTGAGTCATCGGCCAAGGAAATTTCATCCAGGAGGAAGAAATGGCCTTCCCGCATGGCCTCAACCAAGCTTCCATCTGCCCATTCGAACAGAGCCTTGCTTCGCGTCTCATTTACAGTGATACGTTCTTTAACCTCCTGGGGAATGTCGCTGGTGACTGAAAGATCCAGTGCTTTGTATCGGTCAAGGCGATCTTCCACAGAGCCAGAGACATCCAAATCGAGGCTTTGCAGAACAGACTTCAAATCCACATCCAGAGCATCGACAATGGCTCCACGATTACGGACAGGTCTTTGTGAACCAATCAAATCACCAGTCTCAGTATTCTGATGAGCGTTGACGATATGAAGCTCTTTCTTCAATGCCTCCGCAAGCAATTGAACAACTGTTGTCTTTCCACACCCTGTCTCACCGACCAGAAGGACGGGCTCATTGTTGCGCAACGCCCGAGAGACGAGAACATAAAGTCGGCGCATCGCGTGCGTCCATACCACGCCTTGGCCGTTGGGTTTGCTGGTGAAGTGCTTCAGTTCAGGAGCCACTGTGGCGGAATACAGGTCTTGGGGATTGATCTTCACTTTGAAGACCTTTTCAATGACCTCCTTAACTGCGATACGCTCCTCTTCATTACGGACTCTTTCGGCCAATAGCATAAATCCATGAGCGGCAATCTCCTCGCGGGTATCGGCCTCGCGCAAAGCCCAGCGAAACAAATCGCGAAGTGTCGCGAAACTGTCCTTCTGCTCGAATAACCGACTGGTTTGGCGAAGCCTAGAGAGTTCCTTATAGACATTGACAATTCTGCGGCAATCCGGAGGAGAGGTGTTGCGGCTTCGTTGCTGAAGGATAAACTCCAACTCATCTTCGGGAATATCATCAAAGTGTAATTCCAAGAATCGATTACGGAACGCTCTTGAGAGCACCTTTCTTCCGCCGTAAAGACCAGGAGGATTTTGAGTAGCAAACAAAATGAAGTTTTCGTGAGGTTTGACAATTTCTTGTGTTTCGGGGATCAGAAGTTCGCGGTTGTCATCCAGAAGACGATTCAGGGCCTCAAGGACATCAGTTGGTGCTAAATT
Coding sequences within:
- a CDS encoding related to midasin (AAA ATPase) produces the protein MAMIDVSRQRRSLLADATVLEHLPAEILAIIQDQSSTKLLDAVAEAALCPPLTERIFAHFEHIFPDICARWILNPGNGQQRIRIYSALARILPFAPYLSTFIEYASSTPEQTTNSPSLRLPPLRLDQNAMEQDGEILLQSLLVVWRLISFDSRNFGPLTSAALMQTLFKHESRAVRYLATRIFIQLLHGSDWKLESLIQEHIGKSEAILADFDGRSIDYGFLSLYEQSRVKSLLALREEVQTAYEAAADDSPLTQTLTPYVVCYGNVILPRPLGPTGEPSSLVLTPTTVSNLERLATMLRESDPVMLYGLPGVGKTALVHEIAKQLGMYSNMVTLHLNEQTDAKMLIGLYSTDSKPGSFQWRPGVLTTAVKEGRWVLVEDLDRAPTEVLSTLLPLIERNELLIPSRGERIQAASTFRLFATVRTSKGMNGRENLPSLVGIRFWQTLSTQALAASELEDVVAQTYPILRKFIPSILAVYARLCRLGSTPGALARGRNIMDRQVTLRDLLKWCRRLRECLIAAGSKTGEEPITKTTSDQMFLEAVDCFVGSCPDPEIGKQLIIAIAEEMQLPKELAEHYFTTHIPNLNESDNQFIIGRAVLRKKKLSNRVQKPKRPFASTAHAKKLLEQIAVAVKLNEPVLLVGETGIGKTTVVQQLAESLGHKLIAVNLSQQSEVGDLLGGFKPVNTRTLAMPLKEEFEDLFSATGISVSKNQKYLEQVGKCFVKGQWSRVSKLWKEAPKMFNKIVKELERVQTEQAETRNGDEQPTKRRKTQSKLQTLLDLRPRWDMFARNLEQFDVQISGGSGSFAFSFMEGNLVKAVRNGDWVLLDEINLASPDTLESIADLLTGPDERPSILLSETGEIEKIEAHPNFRIFGAMNPATDIGKRDLPVGIRSRFTEVYVSSPDKDLKDLLTIIKTYLGSSNSKNDQAADDIARLYINTKRLAEEKRLVDGANEVPHFSLRTLTRVLSYVNTIAPYYGVRRALYEGFSMGFLTLLDRESEKMLIPLISHHLFEKHGNPQSLLSQAPKHPNDGKQYVRFKNKNRDRQYWLFQGSETPIEREDYIITPYVERNLLNLVRATSTRRFPILIQGPTSAGKTSMIEYLANFTGNKFVRINNHEHTDLQEYLGTYISGSDGKLRFQEGILVQAMRQGHWIVLDELNLAPTDVLEALNRLLDDNRELLIPETQEIVKPHENFILFATQNPPGLYGGRKVLSRAFRNRFLELHFDDIPEDELEFILQQRSRNTSPPDCRRIVNVYKELSRLRQTSRLFEQKDSFATLRDLFRWALREADTREEIAAHGFMLLAERVRNEEERIAVKEVIEKVFKVKINPQDLYSATVAPELKHFTSKPNGQGVVWTHAMRRLYVLVSRALRNNEPVLLVGETGCGKTTVVQLLAEALKKELHIVNAHQNTETGDLIGSQRPVRNRGAIVDALDVDLKSVLQSLDLDVSGSVEDRLDRYKALDLSVTSDIPQEVKERITVNETRSKALFEWADGSLVEAMREGHFFLLDEISLADDSVLERLNSVLEPSRTLLLAEKGIDNSFVVGADGFQFFATMNPGGDFGKKELSPALRNRFTEIWVPTLSRTEDIYEIVKTKLHGDSKQLVEIVVKFAAWFGDTFRSMASAPFSVREILVWVHFINTFRTGEPIVSLVHGASTIFIDGIGANPSALLATDPKSLGQQRQKCLDKLSELIGKDVSGVYETHPELSMDGNSLTIGHFSIPRASAGVADPGFAFHAPTTRLNAMRVLRALQMQKPILLEGSPGVGKTTLVAALSQACGQPLTRINLSDQTDLMDLFGTDVPVEGAEAGNFAWRDAPFLQAMQKGEWVLLDEMNLASQSVLEGLNACLDHRGEVYISELDQVFKRHPDFRLFAAQNPHHQGGGRKGLPASFVNRFIVVYADVFSDDDLNLIAAHNHPNISPSVISQLIQFVSQLDYKLAVEKSFGTQGSPWEFNLRDVLRWLKLLDSSDPLLQNAYADDFLDIIVRQRFRTERDRKEVNDLFTLISGSMPRRHSLYHDINPLFGQVGMALLDRHPHSQPERLPNIDIVPRLSELESIMICVKQNVPCILSSPSGYGKTVLLEHVAALAGKSLVVFPMNADIDTMDLVGGFEQADPLREVNAVLRALQRDLQNNIMSAVPDDIPIEALQLLHLLDGFTGDVDSLPPITTSVKHLLGSVPADSEVATALSKALTTLQHSLVLENPRFEWLDGVIVKTLQLGQWLVLDNANMCNASVLDRLNSLLEPNGFLSINEHCGPGGEPRVVRPHPDFRIFLTMDPRYGELSRAMRNRAVEIHIHTPPPSLDPSYHRVVSDTVFNTEGSVEVIERALETLSIADLPVLPRFTGTLSNHDTHSRGLSSAVTELLSFLNSSNGADGVNGISHLYSSLPIPEGLKPAQPLHPLNNFPIAQLSSAPDQTRWLGACLEFYHELNRLQNSIEDQRCQAQVNKLTALNRLQRSLISDRVAAVSKDATVKLASFLLSAIDAAKEWLGFKFESLEKWMERVRILRGILCYLKRTIRLGIESDFDEAKFQAHLAQGANFLQKHLDASIGSQEKEFVSLLIERLGKDFTAGFRLSTGLSMELLWHLFRPTPLPTKMILDRTIELEKLGSRFDALRWKAGASISDLTKAMTTLEKASGILRGDAPNVDSLLQDLATEIQSLESRIGVDEVERKPFMMEEFEALRQVSMLKSLPSGDAELQVLSDIPTQAGMMLASSNLQAALLQSVENLVYQNKFSWDGKFVSCLWDKLQNLGSVNLGSLALLETELPIAGRQIMKLSADVVANPLTRLNNVLSQLVLEVFSAHNQNLKDAVIEAAQLASQDLTRSSRAFDDLAPRIETDHFREIAVEHLIPALKALATLQYDSQREAQLSAFAWIHFSIGTVKLYVPDRVFDPQSRPKMEREFLQEMHTALNREADSLRKFEKHFTGQDTNERIRLLEAESAALGPLPEEVRAIYRPDQSELNRIHAEFSNILKAVTGPTLSAALQILDKDPARATEELQLVKENVLRLLDRLSARFEAYQDMTRPTSNLLRCLMIGLSLCDAASAQSLAPASYQLLEVTPFLGGSMWNQLDGQFSSRTFEFLNYMSVVASIEGIDNIEQEAREMVFRSFHNLFDEWTRRLEVDRKEQTAKGSLYRFRGSLEDEEQVDAEEFNELFPTFDEDEAANVPTNKKPDEVRDQSLRVAEIHKSLFLNPPQFTTALKDACKSVGDRITSETIDHKNIDRSLTSKMLAGTMFFLNDKLDSLVSPTVDKSYNFYTDANVPEARQLVVLMHKIKSRFRELQMVDEIGHMQPLADVIHACEQVLELVHTEPLAKILPKVEYLHSHVYEWQFGGWASKIYGVLTLHNLLTDTVIRWRRLELSTWANLFDMEQKKCQDDAYSWWFVAYQVVIAVPLSLVEVSDELQEYASSLISSLEMYFSTAIVGQYGARLALLRQLQSHLKLLTEDYPVLQLILHALSNFIQYYSRYEKIMDETICKGRLPIEKKMKDVLLMASWKDTNINALRESARKSHQKLFRIIRKFRGVLGQEAKQIIEQGLPDQDVHHANYVGDRSPIMDVSADAFSKLNSALPGWTDGHKRLANVSKTVSVMRKISHNPEMTSQVPQIVDDYVSSLSESMAELRKETPPFLTDENKDQVKHLKTRKRKLFADTLRDLRQMGFKHNLGQDKLAEQASLSVVLSSIQPVQLPSHNSTEAMDYHLHKILDLIPKVRAASRDHSEDLTSAEVARSAGFVEGMLSLLLTQRHSITSGASSLSLLGQSIKQFSGLGISDEHELLIRKTAVSDWKRLVPWLVQILQHAIRLIEIHEKLGEIKHTAAIEQLKLWHGRFESLHTLNAGLGQLPDGVSSEAAARAEANFSSELASFRADLEELNTEQPELSFILLQIVGWTKITREAAPSLTSDDMEITTFANAVSTLCDKILVAIESVKKAAKGTDYREDEPSWLTSHADGFVNLFAKLRTTEIERSVASCIEMLKQIHLEEPSLSQAAMSLMTIACPVLNEYVNLAQQTLMQVVDIHSAIAHMSYSMTKTFTQISSQGFCTPQEKSDETSGDSGKVESGTGLGDGEGAEDISKDIQPDEDLSELAQEANKEENGEMEDEKDAVDMADEELEGDMGSVDGADDDDEGSKNGDEEEEEENDMDEEAGEVDDLDPTAVDEKMWDGEDEEKADKDQQGEKAKGQKKDDEQMAADEDAKKQEGEEQPDVDDSGEKDAEEEEAGAEEEEVKTQEEMNKQDQTAQENDTLALPEDMELDLDDDHESASDSDDLDGLSDIEEEKKEGEDQEMSNEEEDELDDAAAQAQLQEEAGEETEIQEDEEMPEEKAGGKDEVDEEAKPEEDEEDKDQEDATDQNQPPQDNATADTDNAAPSDVKSSGQDQNADSMDVDDNFQSNAAQQEDGEMGEGAADQDTSAGNKGSTSQSKEIMDRAEQEQEKADSARSDPFKKLGDALERWHRQQEDIKDAESSDANEQNAPQEPSADQGRKEFQHLQDDETATDTQAMGTADDEQVQPIDESMAIDEERKDPASRLMDDDKEETEQDLDKMDTADSGEVPDASKQDADNDQDETRSGVKTRQGNYDRQFSPSDQEAQLDEQEDEVEIQETSTQLSSTHISDEERPLRDFGESMQQWAEFQTKTHSLSLALTSQLRLILTPSQSTKLSGAFRTGKRLNIKRIIPYIASSYKRDKIWMRRSIPTKRTYQILLCVDDSKSMGETSSGILAMESLVMVSRSLTMLEAGQVGVMGFGSDVFTAHGLTEPFAADAGAKVLQKFNFSQDRTDIALLIQRTIETFRLARQQGSGNSDLWQLALILSDGLTPSSAHEGIRRMLREAMEERIMIVFIIMDDTGKKKGDSVLELKEAKFVRDGGESKVVIERYLDTFPFQYYLIVHHLEELPSALAGLLRTWFAEVNA